A window from Arcobacter sp. CECT 8983 encodes these proteins:
- the aroC gene encoding chorismate synthase has protein sequence MNSFGNKLKFTTFGESHGRALGCIVDGVPAGINIDESFIQAEMDRRKPGQNAYATPRKESDKVEILSGVFEGKTTGTPISMVIFNENQKSRDYTNVKDLFRPGHADFTYFEKYGVRDYRGGGRSSARETAARVAAGAIAKLLLKELNIEVVSGICEIDGIKSSKLDFEFAKTSEIYTLDKNKEEFQKEAIINAKKDHNSVGGVAFVRVKNAPAGLGEPLYNRLDAQIANAMMGINAVKAVEIGEGTESSSKKGNENNDQMRADGFKTNHSGGILGGISTGADIDTKVYFKPTPSIFIKQETIDVNNNEVDCELKGRHDPCVAIRGSVVAESMMSLVIADMLLLNMSSKIENIKKVYN, from the coding sequence ATGAATAGTTTTGGAAATAAACTAAAGTTTACTACTTTTGGAGAAAGTCATGGAAGAGCTTTAGGATGTATTGTTGATGGAGTTCCTGCTGGGATTAATATAGATGAGTCTTTTATTCAAGCAGAAATGGATAGAAGAAAGCCTGGACAAAATGCTTATGCAACTCCTAGAAAAGAGTCAGACAAAGTAGAAATTTTAAGTGGTGTATTTGAAGGTAAAACAACAGGTACTCCTATTTCTATGGTTATTTTTAATGAAAACCAAAAAAGTAGAGATTATACAAATGTAAAAGATCTATTTAGACCTGGTCATGCGGATTTTACATATTTTGAAAAGTATGGAGTTAGAGACTACAGAGGTGGAGGAAGAAGTTCTGCTAGAGAAACAGCTGCAAGAGTTGCAGCTGGTGCTATTGCAAAACTTTTACTAAAAGAATTAAATATTGAAGTTGTAAGTGGTATTTGTGAAATTGATGGTATCAAATCTTCAAAACTTGATTTTGAATTTGCTAAAACATCGGAAATATACACTTTAGACAAAAATAAAGAAGAGTTCCAAAAAGAAGCTATTATAAATGCAAAAAAAGATCATAACTCAGTTGGTGGAGTTGCTTTTGTAAGAGTTAAAAATGCTCCTGCTGGTCTTGGGGAACCTCTATACAACAGACTTGATGCACAAATTGCTAATGCTATGATGGGAATCAATGCTGTAAAAGCTGTTGAAATTGGAGAGGGAACTGAATCAAGCTCTAAAAAAGGTAATGAAAATAATGACCAAATGAGAGCTGATGGTTTTAAAACTAATCATAGTGGTGGTATTTTAGGTGGTATTAGTACTGGTGCAGATATTGATACAAAAGTATATTTTAAACCAACACCATCTATTTTTATTAAACAAGAGACTATTGATGTAAACAACAATGAAGTTGATTGTGAATTAAAAGGAAGACATGATCCTTGTGTTGCTATAAGAGGAAGTGTTGTTGCTGAATCAATGATGTCTTTAGTTATTGCAGATATGTTACTATTAAATATGAGTAGTAAAATTGAAAATATTAAAAAAGTTTATAATTAA
- the rnc gene encoding ribonuclease III produces the protein MDDYSKLEKCLDYQFKNKDLIIEALTHKSYKKPYNNERLEFLGDAVLNLIVGEYLFKKFPKSNEGELSKIRASLVNETGFTKLANQIKLGDYIFISNAEERNKGRSKASILSDAFEAIMGAIYLESGLEVLKPIILKLLEESYDKINLDVLFSDYKTALQEITQAQFGTIPEYKIEGSYGPDHKKEFEVSIWIDGKSYGKAIGKSKKLAQQAVAKIAIDKLKGNV, from the coding sequence ATGGATGATTATTCAAAATTAGAGAAGTGTTTGGATTATCAGTTTAAAAACAAGGATCTGATAATCGAAGCACTTACTCATAAAAGCTATAAAAAGCCTTATAACAATGAAAGGCTAGAGTTTTTAGGAGATGCTGTATTAAACTTAATAGTTGGAGAATATTTATTTAAAAAGTTCCCTAAATCAAATGAAGGTGAACTTTCTAAAATAAGAGCTAGTTTAGTAAATGAAACAGGTTTTACAAAACTTGCCAATCAAATTAAGTTAGGTGATTATATTTTTATTTCAAATGCAGAAGAAAGAAACAAAGGTAGAAGTAAAGCTTCTATTCTTTCTGATGCTTTTGAAGCAATCATGGGTGCAATATATTTAGAATCAGGCTTAGAGGTTTTAAAACCTATTATTTTAAAACTTTTAGAAGAATCATATGACAAAATCAATCTTGATGTACTATTTAGTGACTATAAAACTGCTTTACAAGAGATTACTCAAGCACAATTTGGAACAATTCCTGAATATAAGATTGAAGGTTCTTATGGACCTGATCATAAAAAAGAGTTTGAAGTATCAATTTGGATTGATGGAAAATCTTATGGTAAAGCCATAGGAAAAAGTAAAAAATTAGCCCAACAAGCAGTTGCAAAAATAGCAATTGATAAGCTAAAAGGAAATGTTTAA
- the rnhA gene encoding ribonuclease HI, with the protein MKEINLYSDGSSLGNPGPGGWGTILEYKGTEKELSGAQDNTTNNQMELKGVIEGLKALKQPCKVNIISDSTYVVKGINEWLNGWVRNNWKTSAKKPVKNVELWQEYINVSEKHTIIANWVKGHAGHFHNERCDILARTEAEKLKGENNG; encoded by the coding sequence TTGAAAGAAATCAATCTCTACAGTGATGGTTCCTCTTTAGGAAACCCAGGACCTGGTGGCTGGGGTACAATCTTAGAGTACAAAGGAACTGAAAAAGAGCTTAGTGGAGCTCAAGATAATACTACAAATAACCAAATGGAACTTAAAGGTGTAATTGAAGGACTTAAGGCTTTAAAACAGCCTTGTAAAGTTAATATTATTTCAGATTCTACTTATGTAGTTAAAGGTATAAATGAATGGTTAAATGGGTGGGTTAGAAACAATTGGAAGACTTCTGCAAAAAAACCAGTAAAAAATGTTGAATTATGGCAAGAATATATAAATGTTTCAGAAAAACACACTATAATAGCAAATTGGGTTAAAGGGCATGCAGGACATTTTCATAATGAAAGATGTGATATACTTGCACGAACTGAAGCGGAAAAATTAAAAGGAGAGAATAATGGATGA
- a CDS encoding 5'-nucleotidase, protein MGYDLEKKLVIAISSRALFNLEDENEIFENKGLDEYYKHQIEKEDEIIQKGTGFRLVKNLLKINEDFPEKQVEVIILSRNNAATSLRITKSIEKYELDIARSAWSGGSDISKYLKPFKVDLFLSANEIDVQNAINEGIAAARILPYQEDKDNYSNQVKIAFDGDAVLFSEESEIIYKTQGLEAFLEYEKKNATNALQSGPFAQLLRLISSLQDKYPEEQTPIRTALITARNSPAHERVIRTLSQWGVRLDESFFLGGVDKYEVVEAFGADIFFDDQDVHLESTSKRTPSAKVPYHDNSILKKL, encoded by the coding sequence TTGGGTTATGATTTAGAAAAAAAATTAGTTATTGCAATCTCTTCAAGAGCTTTATTCAATTTAGAAGATGAAAATGAAATTTTTGAAAACAAAGGTCTTGATGAATATTATAAACATCAAATTGAGAAAGAAGATGAAATTATTCAAAAAGGAACAGGTTTTAGACTTGTAAAGAATCTTTTAAAAATTAATGAAGATTTTCCTGAAAAACAAGTTGAAGTAATTATTCTTTCAAGAAATAATGCTGCAACTTCTTTAAGAATAACAAAATCAATTGAAAAATATGAATTAGATATAGCTAGGTCTGCATGGAGTGGAGGAAGTGATATTTCAAAATATCTTAAACCTTTTAAGGTAGATCTTTTTTTATCTGCAAATGAAATAGATGTACAAAATGCCATAAATGAAGGAATTGCAGCAGCAAGAATCTTACCATATCAAGAAGATAAAGATAATTATTCAAATCAAGTAAAAATTGCATTTGATGGTGATGCTGTTCTTTTTTCTGAAGAGTCTGAAATTATATACAAAACTCAAGGTTTAGAAGCATTTTTAGAATACGAAAAAAAGAATGCAACTAATGCTTTACAATCTGGTCCCTTTGCTCAATTGTTAAGACTTATTTCAAGTTTACAAGATAAGTACCCTGAAGAACAAACACCTATAAGAACAGCTTTAATTACTGCTAGAAACTCTCCAGCTCATGAAAGAGTAATTAGAACACTTTCTCAATGGGGAGTTAGACTAGATGAGTCATTCTTTTTAGGTGGAGTTGATAAGTATGAAGTAGTAGAAGCTTTTGGTGCTGATATTTTCTTTGATGACCAAGACGTTCATTTAGAAAGTACTTCAAAACGAACGCCAAGTGCAAAAGTTCCTTACCACGATAATTCCATATTAAAAAAGTTATAA
- a CDS encoding histidine phosphatase family protein — protein sequence MKKLYLIRHAKSDWSNPNLEDFDRPLNKRGEENAPFMATILKQKNSNPDLIISSPAYRTKKTAKIIKKGVSFKGKILFDEHLYEASLKTSLEIINFINDDYDTVFLIGHNPTLNMLGFYFVDFNENLPTCGVLEIEFDCDSWREVNKKSAKLISFEYPKKKY from the coding sequence ATGAAAAAGCTTTACTTAATAAGACATGCAAAATCTGATTGGTCAAACCCAAATTTAGAAGACTTTGACAGACCTTTAAATAAAAGAGGAGAAGAAAATGCTCCTTTTATGGCAACAATTTTAAAACAAAAAAATTCAAATCCAGACTTAATAATATCAAGCCCTGCATATAGAACAAAAAAAACTGCAAAAATAATAAAAAAAGGTGTTAGCTTTAAAGGCAAGATACTTTTTGATGAACATCTATATGAGGCTTCACTAAAAACATCCCTTGAAATTATAAACTTTATAAATGATGATTATGATACTGTATTTTTAATAGGTCATAATCCCACTTTAAATATGCTTGGATTTTATTTTGTTGATTTCAATGAAAACTTACCAACATGTGGAGTTCTTGAAATTGAGTTTGATTGTGATTCATGGAGAGAAGTTAATAAAAAAAGTGCAAAACTAATATCTTTTGAATATCCTAAAAAAAAGTATTAA
- a CDS encoding histidine phosphatase family protein: MKTLYIMRHADKDTSNPNIDDYDIQITPKGLKDVENVSKKLKAKNVLPDLLVASPALRTKQTAEILAKELGYEKNIMYNEVLFQAFVNEVIESITYTFDDVDTLMIVGHNPSLTALGVNLVGLKEKILMGEGLKIEFDCNSWTSIDISNAKLCYHIKPD; encoded by the coding sequence ATGAAAACACTTTATATTATGAGACATGCAGATAAGGATACTTCAAATCCAAATATAGATGATTATGACATTCAAATAACCCCAAAAGGTTTAAAAGATGTAGAAAATGTTTCAAAAAAATTAAAAGCAAAAAATGTTTTACCTGATTTATTAGTTGCAAGTCCAGCTCTTAGAACTAAACAAACAGCTGAAATACTTGCAAAAGAGCTAGGTTATGAAAAGAATATTATGTACAACGAAGTACTATTTCAAGCCTTTGTTAATGAAGTAATTGAATCAATCACTTATACTTTTGATGATGTAGATACACTAATGATAGTTGGACATAACCCATCACTAACCGCACTTGGTGTTAATCTTGTTGGTTTAAAAGAAAAAATACTTATGGGAGAGGGCTTAAAAATAGAGTTTGATTGTAATTCTTGGACTTCTATTGATATTTCAAATGCAAAACTTTGCTATCACATAAAGCCTGATTAA
- a CDS encoding TonB-dependent receptor, with protein sequence MYLKKELKIFLFVLINCQVIFASNSINKLDEITVTANKVEENIKDVPQSITIIDEESIEMQGIKSVSDVIKIIPNMYMNPENHGGAINFRGLNTSMFTNSNPIVIYVDGVPTSSRNAFEISMENIEKIEVLRGPQGTLYGKDAIGGVINIITKSPSNEINGSIGFEYGSNNYNIETFNLNTPILKDKLFLNLNSQLSSDDGWITNSYDNNDKAAKERSYKFGSSLYFKVTDNFSTKLVVKKEKTKNYWGNYSVLQNVVSLDQFSKKSVENSNFDMPTIEKNEIDTQSLNLKYETDNYLFEAITSHKNTDFKSTYDIDFTANTTLDGSFMTRNTNTETYSNEIRVSNKGENIKWIGGLYYDSDKIEEDPYSQTLYMSGVKAAYANAISTSNNDTSAIFSQMIIPLNNNIDFTLGGRYQRIKKDIDMKVNNGTSSFDFNADKTWDVFIPKGALSYKINDNFTTYFSISKGYMAGGFNSFASSSNEKNNRFEPQESINYEIGVKSIFDDLILNASIFRMNINDIHIYKQVLGNYYTDNANKAHSQGIEFDFTYLPTDTIEINGAFGFIDTKYDSYDAGDYNFSGNKIENTPSHTASLSITYYNPNGFYARGDIKNQGSLYFYDDRQKEFLKNKGYTTLDAKIGYKYSGFDIYAFAKNLTNEKYITYYQSSSLVSLATYADERVIGVGIKYKF encoded by the coding sequence ATGTATTTAAAAAAAGAATTAAAAATCTTTTTATTTGTATTAATTAATTGTCAAGTTATTTTTGCAAGTAATTCAATTAATAAACTAGATGAGATCACAGTAACTGCTAATAAAGTAGAAGAAAATATTAAAGATGTACCTCAAAGTATCACAATAATTGATGAAGAGAGTATTGAAATGCAAGGTATAAAAAGTGTTTCTGATGTAATAAAGATAATTCCTAATATGTATATGAATCCTGAAAACCATGGAGGAGCTATAAATTTTAGGGGTTTAAATACTTCAATGTTTACTAATTCAAATCCAATTGTAATTTATGTGGATGGCGTCCCAACAAGTAGTAGAAATGCATTTGAGATTTCTATGGAAAACATAGAAAAGATTGAAGTATTAAGAGGACCACAAGGAACCTTATATGGAAAGGATGCAATTGGAGGAGTTATTAATATAATAACAAAATCACCATCTAATGAAATAAATGGAAGTATTGGCTTTGAATATGGAAGTAATAACTATAATATAGAGACTTTTAATCTAAATACTCCAATACTTAAAGATAAACTTTTTCTAAATTTAAATTCTCAATTATCTTCTGATGATGGTTGGATTACAAATAGTTATGATAATAATGATAAAGCTGCAAAAGAAAGAAGTTATAAATTCGGCTCATCTTTATATTTTAAAGTTACTGATAACTTTTCTACAAAATTAGTAGTTAAAAAGGAAAAAACAAAAAATTATTGGGGAAATTATAGCGTCTTACAAAATGTAGTGAGTTTAGATCAATTTAGTAAGAAATCTGTTGAAAATAGTAACTTTGATATGCCTACAATTGAAAAAAATGAAATAGATACTCAGAGTTTAAATTTAAAATATGAAACGGATAATTATCTTTTTGAAGCTATTACATCACATAAAAATACAGATTTTAAAAGTACTTATGATATTGATTTTACAGCTAACACCACTCTTGATGGCTCTTTTATGACTAGAAATACTAATACTGAGACTTATTCTAATGAAATAAGAGTATCAAATAAGGGTGAAAATATTAAATGGATAGGAGGATTGTATTATGACTCTGACAAAATTGAAGAAGACCCTTATAGTCAAACCCTTTATATGTCAGGAGTAAAAGCTGCATATGCAAATGCAATTTCAACTAGTAATAATGACACTAGTGCAATATTCTCCCAAATGATTATACCTTTAAATAATAATATTGATTTTACACTAGGAGGTAGGTATCAAAGAATAAAAAAAGATATAGATATGAAGGTGAATAACGGCACTTCAAGTTTTGATTTTAATGCTGATAAGACTTGGGATGTCTTTATTCCAAAGGGTGCTTTGTCTTATAAAATAAATGACAATTTTACTACTTATTTTTCTATTTCAAAGGGCTATATGGCAGGTGGATTTAATAGCTTTGCCTCTTCTTCAAATGAAAAGAATAATAGGTTTGAACCACAAGAATCTATAAACTATGAAATTGGAGTAAAGAGTATTTTTGATGATCTTATCTTAAATGCATCAATATTTAGAATGAATATTAATGATATTCATATTTATAAACAAGTATTAGGAAATTATTATACAGATAATGCCAATAAAGCTCATTCTCAAGGTATAGAGTTTGATTTTACTTATCTTCCAACTGATACAATAGAGATAAATGGAGCATTTGGTTTTATAGATACGAAGTATGATTCATATGATGCAGGTGATTATAATTTTAGTGGAAATAAAATAGAAAATACTCCTTCTCATACAGCAAGTTTAAGTATTACATATTACAATCCAAATGGTTTTTATGCAAGAGGTGATATAAAAAATCAAGGTTCTTTATATTTTTATGATGATAGACAAAAAGAATTTTTAAAAAATAAAGGCTATACGACATTAGATGCTAAAATTGGTTATAAATATTCAGGTTTTGATATTTATGCTTTTGCTAAAAATTTAACAAATGAAAAATATATAACATATTATCAATCAAGTTCACTTGTCTCTCTTGCAACATATGCTGATGAGAGGGTTATTGGAGTAGGAATTAAGTATAAATTCTAA
- a CDS encoding NAD(P)/FAD-dependent oxidoreductase produces MKTNYDLVVIGSGAAGMISAIVAARNGKAVLLCEQQEKLGPKLKATGGGRCNLTNTLSNEDFMNSFGKNGKFMFDALKDFNHQDLINFLEQIGVETHIPDGFKVFPVTHNSSTIIKALEEELFNVGVEVAYSTKVDDIVFEDNCVKKVCTSKGEVSTAKVIVATGGLGYPKLGANGDGYTFAKASGHKVTSLHPAMTPLLTKETWVAQCRADTIAKAQVSINIKKYKNLKKTGDLIFTNKGVRGPVVLDFSREITPLLEKYGEVPILINMLKGKNEEELFSYIKKRTSKNLDFNILETLNPLLPDSVIKELSKLVHADYELKFKELKGEVRQNLVKILVNTPLTITNHLGFERAMITRGGISLKQINPKTMQSKLVKGLYFCGEVVDLDGPCGGYNLQWSFASGNLAGKLLD; encoded by the coding sequence ATGAAAACTAATTACGATTTAGTAGTCATAGGTTCAGGGGCTGCTGGTATGATATCTGCAATTGTTGCAGCAAGAAATGGCAAAGCTGTTCTTCTATGCGAACAACAAGAGAAACTAGGTCCTAAATTAAAAGCTACAGGTGGAGGAAGATGTAACCTTACTAATACTCTTTCAAATGAAGATTTTATGAACTCATTTGGAAAAAATGGTAAGTTTATGTTTGATGCACTTAAAGATTTCAATCATCAAGACCTTATAAACTTTTTAGAACAAATTGGTGTAGAAACACATATCCCTGATGGTTTTAAAGTATTTCCAGTTACTCATAACTCTTCAACTATAATAAAAGCTTTAGAAGAAGAACTTTTTAATGTAGGAGTAGAAGTTGCTTATAGTACAAAAGTAGATGATATAGTTTTTGAAGATAACTGTGTTAAGAAAGTTTGTACTTCAAAAGGTGAAGTTAGCACAGCAAAAGTTATTGTAGCTACAGGAGGTTTAGGTTATCCTAAGCTTGGAGCAAATGGTGATGGTTATACTTTTGCAAAAGCTTCAGGACACAAAGTAACTTCTTTACATCCTGCAATGACTCCTTTACTTACAAAAGAGACTTGGGTTGCACAATGTCGCGCTGATACAATAGCAAAAGCACAAGTTAGTATAAATATAAAAAAATACAAAAACCTTAAAAAAACAGGAGATTTAATCTTTACAAACAAAGGTGTAAGGGGTCCAGTTGTTTTAGATTTTTCAAGGGAGATTACTCCTTTACTTGAGAAGTATGGAGAAGTTCCTATTTTAATAAATATGCTAAAAGGTAAAAATGAAGAAGAACTTTTTTCATATATAAAAAAAAGAACATCAAAAAATCTAGATTTCAATATTTTAGAAACTTTAAATCCTTTATTACCAGATTCTGTTATTAAAGAGTTGAGTAAGTTAGTCCATGCTGATTATGAATTAAAGTTTAAAGAATTAAAAGGTGAAGTAAGACAAAATCTAGTAAAGATTTTAGTAAATACACCTTTAACTATTACAAATCACTTAGGTTTTGAAAGGGCTATGATTACAAGAGGAGGAATAAGTTTAAAACAAATAAATCCAAAAACAATGCAAAGTAAGCTTGTAAAAGGTTTATATTTTTGTGGTGAAGTTGTAGATTTAGATGGTCCTTGTGGAGGTTACAACTTGCAATGGTCTTTTGCAAGTGGAAACCTTGCTGGAAAACTTTTAGATTAA
- a CDS encoding AraC family transcriptional regulator yields the protein MSRYISSNELWDTICKKLCYPNSNRGKNNIFINDDFGKINVNHFSTGFGIIYSSFVANFYEDTILENCNSYNSSFLSFNTGNTIYMKDSFTKNEMQWDSNICLNGEQHSGHISFSKHKKNQQVIMHYIGLDNNLFKDFIQNNQYYKDIEPLYKSELIEVNFNNYINKHQKTLLNDLLLTSSLEDKLQTLYLESKLLELIYASVNSVEVQSKINDIYLSAQDIESLNRAKNFLINNITNPPSLKELAYKSAINEFKLKKGFKQVFGNTVYGFLQEYRLFKAKELLEFNEININEASLLVGYKCSSHFSKIFKKQFGISPLEIKKENRRKIYY from the coding sequence ATGAGTAGATACATTTCATCAAATGAACTTTGGGATACTATTTGCAAAAAGTTGTGTTATCCCAACAGTAATAGAGGGAAAAATAATATTTTTATAAATGATGATTTTGGAAAAATAAATGTTAACCATTTTAGTACAGGATTTGGAATTATCTATTCTTCTTTTGTTGCAAATTTTTATGAAGACACCATACTTGAAAATTGTAATTCATATAATTCATCTTTTCTAAGTTTTAATACAGGAAACACTATTTATATGAAAGATTCCTTTACTAAAAATGAAATGCAATGGGATTCAAATATTTGCCTAAACGGAGAACAACATTCAGGGCATATATCTTTTTCTAAACACAAAAAAAATCAACAAGTTATAATGCATTATATTGGTTTAGATAATAACTTATTTAAAGATTTTATACAAAATAATCAATATTATAAAGATATTGAACCTTTATATAAAAGTGAACTTATTGAAGTGAATTTTAATAATTATATTAATAAACATCAAAAAACATTACTTAATGATTTACTTCTTACATCTTCATTAGAAGATAAACTTCAAACTTTATATTTAGAATCAAAACTGTTAGAACTTATTTATGCAAGTGTTAACTCTGTAGAAGTACAAAGTAAAATAAATGATATATACTTAAGTGCACAAGATATAGAATCTTTAAATAGAGCTAAAAATTTTCTAATTAATAATATAACCAACCCTCCATCATTAAAAGAGTTAGCCTATAAGTCAGCAATAAATGAATTTAAATTAAAAAAAGGATTTAAACAAGTTTTTGGGAATACAGTCTATGGATTTTTGCAAGAATATAGATTATTTAAGGCTAAAGAGCTTCTTGAATTTAATGAAATAAATATAAATGAAGCCTCTTTATTAGTTGGATATAAATGTTCAAGTCATTTTAGCAAAATATTTAAAAAACAATTTGGAATATCTCCATTGGAAATAAAAAAAGAGAATCGTCGCAAAATTTATTATTAA
- a CDS encoding DUF134 domain-containing protein — MAREKLQRKLELKPVSKYFGPKDHKAKQDVILLHEELEAIHLMDSFCMYQEDAAKKMNVSRATFARIIKSARKKISLALITGSNIKVHEIKNEFHIAVCSNSNTKLEYADATAKYIWIYFIKDYKLKSSNCINNPMFENEDEAACNVLPDVLYDYKTNYFLLEDVDYDLKISLIAKGIYPILQAEITEDKLVDIFQ, encoded by the coding sequence ATGGCTAGAGAAAAACTTCAAAGAAAACTTGAACTAAAGCCTGTGTCCAAGTATTTTGGACCTAAAGATCATAAGGCTAAACAAGATGTAATTTTACTACATGAAGAGCTTGAAGCAATTCATTTAATGGACTCATTTTGTATGTATCAAGAGGATGCTGCAAAAAAGATGAACGTATCAAGAGCTACTTTTGCAAGAATTATTAAAAGTGCTAGAAAAAAAATTTCCCTTGCATTAATTACAGGTAGTAATATTAAAGTACATGAAATCAAAAATGAATTTCATATTGCAGTATGCTCTAATAGTAATACAAAATTAGAATATGCAGATGCAACTGCTAAATATATCTGGATTTATTTTATTAAAGATTATAAACTTAAATCTTCAAACTGTATAAATAATCCAATGTTTGAAAATGAAGATGAAGCTGCATGCAACGTATTGCCAGATGTTTTATATGATTATAAAACAAACTATTTCTTACTTGAAGATGTAGATTATGATTTAAAAATTTCTTTAATTGCTAAGGGAATTTATCCAATATTACAAGCAGAAATAACAGAAGATAAATTAGTAGATATATTTCAATAA
- the htpX gene encoding zinc metalloprotease HtpX, which produces MEQAKTVFLLALLTVLFVFIGYSFGGSNGMLIAFLLAGGMNFYAYYYSDKQVLKHYNATPIDDVSHPVYRITQKLVEKADLPMPKVYLIPDHTPNAFATGRNHENAAVAVTMGLYEMLNEQELEGVIAHELSHIKHYDILIGTIAAVFAGAIAMIANIMQFGAIFGGNNRQGAHPIVMIIMAIVLPLAASIIQMSVSRSREYMADEGAARMTKNPAGLQSALSKLENYARRGYEINNATEQTAHMFIVNPFSGKKTSFGDFFRTHPTTEDRIARLEELKYEFQ; this is translated from the coding sequence ATGGAACAAGCAAAAACAGTATTTTTGTTAGCTCTTCTAACAGTATTATTTGTATTTATAGGTTACTCTTTTGGAGGTTCAAATGGTATGCTTATTGCTTTTCTTTTAGCAGGGGGAATGAATTTCTACGCCTACTATTATTCTGATAAGCAAGTCTTAAAGCACTATAATGCAACCCCTATAGATGATGTTTCACATCCTGTATATAGAATAACACAAAAGCTTGTGGAAAAAGCAGACTTACCAATGCCAAAGGTTTATTTAATACCAGACCATACACCAAATGCCTTTGCAACAGGAAGAAATCATGAGAATGCAGCAGTTGCAGTTACTATGGGTTTATATGAAATGTTAAATGAACAAGAGTTAGAAGGAGTAATTGCCCATGAATTATCTCATATAAAACATTATGATATTTTAATTGGAACTATAGCAGCGGTATTTGCAGGTGCAATTGCAATGATTGCAAATATTATGCAATTTGGTGCGATATTTGGAGGGAATAATAGACAAGGTGCTCATCCAATTGTTATGATAATTATGGCTATAGTTTTACCATTAGCTGCTTCAATTATTCAAATGAGTGTAAGTAGAAGTAGGGAATATATGGCAGATGAAGGTGCTGCAAGAATGACTAAAAATCCAGCAGGTCTTCAAAGTGCTTTATCAAAATTAGAAAATTATGCAAGAAGAGGGTATGAAATAAACAATGCAACTGAGCAAACAGCTCATATGTTTATTGTAAATCCTTTTTCAGGTAAAAAAACTTCATTTGGTGATTTTTTTAGAACTCATCCAACAACTGAAGATAGAATAGCTAGGTTAGAAGAGTTAAAATATGAATTTCAATAA